Proteins encoded within one genomic window of Nonomuraea gerenzanensis:
- a CDS encoding glycosyltransferase family 2 protein: MSRPYVTAIVVAHDGARWLGETLRALINQSRRPDRVAGVDNGSRDGSADLLGQTLGPGNLVSLPRSTGFGEAVAKVLDRLPAGGRDEWLWLLHDDCAPDRRALEMLLSAAEQDPKAAVLGPKLLDWIDRRRLLEIGVTVGRTGRRDTGLEPREFDQGQHDGTRDVLSVSTAGMLIRRDVWEQVGGLDPFLPLFRDDLDLCWRVRNAGHKVLNVTSAVAWHAEAATRRRRRITVSGDHPRRLDRRNAIFVVLANLPFAAMVRGLFRNVLGSFFRTLLFIVSKQPANALDEVVAMGSVLVHPFRLLRARRARRHGRKRGFIRIKRLMTPRGAAYRRLTDMVQSFLAGEAPVDAAGQHHHVAHSEDQDAVPPSDTGAFQRFIGRPGVILMFALTVVSLVAERSLLGGERLGGGALVPVTGGAADLWAFYLEGFHDVGLGSTAPAPPYVAVLAALSTLAFGKTWLAVSVLLLGSVPLAGATAYLATRHLIPSVPARAWAAGTYALLPVATGAVSGGRLGTAVVFVLLPVYAWLLGIILLAPDRRRGRRAAWALGLWLGVGMAFVPLVYPLFAVVGVLGAVGLGRLVAGGRGLGPAGTDASATATATGTGTGRGTGTAAGAAPGSGAFTGAGPAGAFAGAGPAGAFGGAGPASGGSATGTGIGGGPGSGDAGGRRERAGGRRGRARGGAPSKGARGGRGAGGRVSREALVSMAIALAVPPILLLPWTASLVTDPGRILLEAGLHDPALVNPSLPPEALLALSPGGPGLPPFWVTAGLVAAALAALLMRRQRLIVAIGWAVALYGMLAAVLVSRITIDGAKVWPGVPLAFAGTGLVVLVGLTAHRLAELRAGGGMRRLGATVMVAVAFSTPLLAAGYWVVNGVRGPLVGDARDVMPALAAARTTQGERTLVIRGSGFTVLHGRTPLIGEAELPVADQVRDRVGAAVQGLVGGRGGDAATLAAQGIAMVAVAPPVTPELARTLDSQPSLERMSLSDTGGGLWRLAEPVTRVPAQPVSVLHAVWLWTQGALLLVVALLASPGRRQPEPAEAPAVALAGA, translated from the coding sequence ATGTCCCGTCCCTACGTCACCGCGATCGTCGTCGCCCATGACGGCGCGCGCTGGCTCGGGGAGACCCTGCGTGCGCTGATCAACCAGAGCCGCAGGCCGGACCGCGTGGCGGGCGTCGACAACGGCAGCAGGGACGGCTCGGCCGACCTGCTGGGACAGACGCTCGGCCCCGGCAACCTGGTCTCCCTGCCCCGGTCCACCGGTTTCGGCGAGGCGGTCGCCAAGGTGCTCGACCGGCTGCCCGCTGGTGGGCGCGACGAGTGGCTCTGGCTGCTCCACGACGACTGCGCCCCCGACAGGCGCGCGCTGGAGATGCTGCTGAGCGCGGCCGAGCAGGACCCCAAGGCCGCCGTGCTCGGCCCCAAGCTGCTCGACTGGATCGACCGCAGGCGGCTGCTGGAGATCGGCGTCACCGTCGGCCGCACGGGGCGCAGGGACACGGGGCTGGAGCCGCGCGAGTTCGACCAGGGGCAGCACGACGGGACACGGGACGTGCTGTCGGTGTCCACGGCCGGGATGCTGATCCGGCGGGACGTGTGGGAGCAGGTGGGCGGGCTCGATCCGTTCCTGCCGCTGTTCCGCGACGACCTGGACCTGTGCTGGCGGGTGCGCAACGCCGGTCACAAGGTCCTGAACGTGACCTCCGCCGTGGCCTGGCACGCCGAGGCGGCGACGCGCAGGCGGCGGCGCATCACGGTCAGCGGCGACCATCCGCGCCGCCTCGACCGGCGCAACGCGATCTTCGTGGTGCTGGCGAACCTGCCGTTCGCCGCGATGGTGCGAGGGCTGTTCAGGAACGTGCTCGGCTCGTTCTTCCGCACGCTGCTGTTCATCGTCAGCAAACAGCCGGCGAACGCGCTGGACGAGGTCGTGGCCATGGGCTCGGTCCTGGTGCACCCGTTCAGGCTGCTGCGGGCGAGACGGGCCCGCCGCCACGGCCGCAAAAGGGGATTTATCCGCATAAAGCGGCTTATGACCCCTCGCGGGGCCGCCTACCGGCGCCTCACCGACATGGTGCAGAGCTTCCTCGCCGGCGAGGCCCCGGTCGACGCGGCCGGCCAGCACCACCACGTCGCCCACAGCGAGGACCAGGACGCCGTCCCGCCCTCCGACACCGGCGCCTTCCAGCGCTTCATCGGCCGGCCGGGGGTCATCCTCATGTTCGCACTGACCGTCGTCTCACTCGTGGCCGAGCGGTCGCTGCTGGGCGGCGAACGGCTCGGCGGGGGCGCACTCGTCCCCGTGACGGGCGGCGCGGCCGATCTGTGGGCGTTCTACCTGGAGGGCTTCCACGACGTGGGGCTCGGCTCGACCGCGCCCGCCCCGCCGTACGTGGCCGTCCTGGCCGCGCTCTCCACGCTCGCCTTCGGCAAGACGTGGCTGGCCGTGTCGGTGCTGCTGCTCGGGTCCGTGCCGCTGGCCGGGGCGACCGCCTACCTGGCGACCCGGCATCTCATCCCGTCCGTGCCCGCCCGGGCCTGGGCGGCGGGGACGTACGCGCTGCTGCCGGTCGCCACGGGGGCCGTCTCCGGTGGGCGGCTGGGGACGGCTGTGGTGTTCGTGCTGCTGCCCGTGTACGCGTGGCTGCTCGGGATCATTCTGCTCGCCCCTGATCGGCGGCGGGGGCGGCGGGCGGCGTGGGCGTTGGGGTTGTGGCTGGGTGTGGGGATGGCGTTCGTGCCGCTGGTGTATCCGCTGTTCGCGGTGGTGGGGGTGCTGGGGGCGGTTGGGCTCGGACGGTTGGTCGCCGGCGGGCGGGGGCTGGGCCCGGCTGGCACCGACGCCTCGGCCACCGCCACCGCCACCGGCACCGGCACCGGCAGGGGCACCGGCACCGCTGCGGGCGCCGCCCCGGGATCGGGCGCTTTCACGGGCGCTGGCCCGGCAGGCGCATTCGCGGGCGCCGGTCCGGCAGGCGCCTTCGGTGGTGCCGGCCCGGCGTCGGGCGGCTCCGCTACCGGCACCGGCATCGGGGGCGGCCCTGGCAGCGGTGACGCCGGTGGCCGTCGGGAGCGGGCCGGTGGACGGCGTGGCCGAGCCCGTGGCGGTGCCCCGAGCAAGGGAGCCAGGGGCGGCAGGGGAGCGGGCGGCCGGGTGAGCCGTGAGGCGCTGGTGTCCATGGCGATCGCGCTCGCCGTACCACCGATCCTCCTGCTCCCCTGGACGGCAAGCCTCGTGACGGACCCCGGCAGAATCCTCCTGGAAGCGGGCCTGCACGACCCGGCCCTGGTGAACCCGTCCCTCCCACCGGAAGCCCTGCTGGCGCTCAGCCCGGGCGGCCCCGGACTGCCGCCGTTCTGGGTGACGGCCGGCCTGGTGGCGGCGGCGCTGGCCGCGCTGCTGATGCGCCGCCAGCGCCTGATCGTCGCGATCGGCTGGGCCGTGGCGCTGTACGGGATGTTGGCCGCCGTCCTGGTCAGCCGCATCACGATCGACGGAGCCAAGGTGTGGCCAGGGGTGCCGCTGGCGTTCGCGGGGACGGGGCTGGTGGTCCTGGTGGGCCTGACCGCCCACCGGCTCGCCGAGCTGCGCGCCGGCGGCGGGATGCGGCGGCTGGGCGCGACGGTCATGGTGGCGGTGGCGTTCAGCACGCCGCTGCTGGCGGCCGGCTACTGGGTGGTCAACGGGGTGCGCGGGCCGCTCGTGGGCGACGCGCGGGACGTCATGCCGGCGCTCGCCGCCGCCCGTACGACCCAGGGGGAGCGCACCCTGGTGATCAGGGGATCGGGGTTCACCGTGCTGCACGGCCGGACCCCGCTGATCGGCGAGGCCGAGCTGCCCGTCGCCGACCAGGTCCGCGACCGCGTGGGCGCGGCCGTGCAGGGGCTGGTCGGCGGCCGGGGCGGCGACGCGGCCACGCTGGCGGCGCAGGGCATCGCGATGGTGGCCGTGGCGCCCCCGGTCACGCCGGAGCTGGCCAGGACCCTCGACTCGCAGCCGTCCCTCGAACGCATGAGCCTGTCGGACACCGGCGGCGGCCTGTGGCGCCTGGCCGAGCCGGTCACCCGGGTGCCCGCCCAGCCGGTGAGCGTCCTGCACGCGGTGTGGCTGTGGACGCAGGGCGCGCTGCTGCTGGTCGTGGCCCTCCTGGCCTCGCCCGGCCGCCGCCAGCCCGAGCCCGCCGAGGCACCCGCCGTCGCGCTGGCGGGTGCGTGA
- a CDS encoding DUF5719 family protein gives MRRFLENRFGLLALVVVSLAAMYGIAYVTRPAVTPPTPEGPRKVAVESVTAVCPGTKGEQVNVYLPGELNGETMENGKPYVTKGPGGLEAGYLTRATAGAGRGLAGVRCTEPAPETWLVGPGPANADVRLHLTNADKAPALVDVQVYAAEGRVSGDAGLGLDLAPGEHREIDLRTLAPSADVMAVSVTTTYGRVAVAARATLETGGVDWLPPAALPATRVVVPGIPGGGGLRRLLVATPGETDATVEIKAVSQDAEYAMKGRETLDVPAGSITALDVTTGVAGSPAALVLTSRTPIVAGLIATGTGARPDVAFTAGTPSLALGSAVARNATGSQLLLTTLGTQPGKVRVQVVPGKGTPEAAFDVDVPAGRTRAVKLKARGDFAVVVTPVAGEVYGGRLVEERQRTGVLLTTQPLAPARMFTMLPPLTGTYGVVLP, from the coding sequence ATGAGGCGCTTCCTGGAGAACAGGTTCGGCCTGCTGGCGCTGGTCGTGGTGTCCCTGGCGGCCATGTACGGCATCGCGTACGTCACCAGGCCCGCCGTCACCCCGCCCACCCCGGAGGGCCCCCGCAAGGTGGCCGTGGAGTCGGTCACCGCGGTGTGCCCGGGGACGAAGGGGGAGCAGGTCAACGTGTACCTGCCGGGCGAGCTGAACGGCGAGACCATGGAGAACGGGAAGCCGTACGTGACCAAGGGCCCAGGCGGCCTGGAGGCCGGCTACCTCACCCGCGCCACCGCCGGCGCCGGGCGCGGCCTGGCGGGGGTCCGCTGCACCGAGCCCGCCCCGGAGACGTGGCTGGTGGGCCCGGGCCCGGCGAACGCCGACGTCCGCCTGCACCTGACGAACGCCGACAAGGCGCCCGCGCTGGTGGACGTGCAGGTGTACGCGGCGGAGGGCAGGGTCTCCGGCGACGCCGGCCTCGGCCTGGACCTCGCGCCCGGCGAGCACAGGGAGATCGACCTCAGGACCCTGGCGCCGTCCGCCGACGTGATGGCCGTGAGCGTCACCACCACCTACGGCCGCGTCGCCGTCGCGGCCAGGGCCACGCTGGAGACGGGCGGCGTGGACTGGCTCCCCCCTGCCGCCCTCCCGGCCACCCGCGTCGTCGTCCCCGGCATCCCGGGAGGCGGCGGCCTGCGCAGGCTCCTCGTGGCCACCCCGGGCGAGACGGACGCGACGGTGGAGATCAAGGCGGTCAGCCAGGACGCCGAGTACGCGATGAAGGGCAGGGAGACCCTCGACGTACCGGCGGGCAGCATCACCGCCCTGGACGTCACCACGGGCGTGGCCGGCTCCCCGGCCGCCCTCGTCCTCACCTCCCGCACTCCGATCGTCGCCGGCCTCATCGCCACCGGCACCGGCGCACGCCCGGACGTCGCCTTCACCGCCGGCACCCCGTCCCTCGCCCTGGGCAGCGCCGTCGCCCGCAACGCCACCGGCTCCCAGCTCCTGCTCACCACCCTCGGCACCCAGCCCGGCAAGGTCCGCGTCCAGGTGGTGCCGGGGAAGGGGACCCCCGAAGCCGCGTTCGACGTGGACGTACCCGCGGGGCGGACGCGGGCGGTGAAGCTGAAGGCCCGGGGGGACTTCGCGGTGGTGGTCACGCCGGTGGCGGGGGAGGTCTACGGTGGCAGGCTGGTGGAGGAACGCCAGCGGACCGGCGTCCTGCTCACGACGCAACCGCTGGCGCCGGCCCGGATGTTCACGATGTTGCCGCCGTTGACGGGCACGTACGGGGTGGTTCTGCCCTGA